The stretch of DNA ATTTAATTCCAATCCATCAAGAGAAAATTTATCGGGCTCGACAGGCATTAGAATAAGGTCCGAATAAATATGTGCGGCTGATGTTAACTTAGATAGGCTTGGAGGGGAGTCAAAGAAGATGAAATCATATTCCTGTCGTACCGGTTTAAGCATATTTGCAAACAGACTCGAGATATTAATGGAATTATTCAAACTTAATAGAGTATCCAAATTAGCCATTGCCAAATTCGAAGGAATTAGGTGAAGGTTCGGAATAAGATTAATAATCGCATCTTTTACCGAAATTTGTTTTCCATTGAATGATCCATCTAGGATATCCATAATTGTCGGAAATTCTCTGGGGTTGCCATGAATTCCAAAAGATCCAGTCAAATTTGCTTGTTGATCCAGATCTATCATCAAAACTCTAGCTCCATAGGTAGCGGCACGTGTTGCCAACGCGTGGGTGCAGGTAGTTTTGCCGACACCACCTTTGACATTGTGAAGATCAATTACCATGCTAGGAAATGATAGCCCTCTAAGTTGTAATATTTCGCTGATTTTGGAAGGTTCAATTCTATGAAATCTACTGTTTCCGATTCTTGTTTGAATTTCAGTTTCTTTAAGGAACTTGTGAAGTGCCTGAACTGTTATTCCTAAAATATCTGCAAGTTCCTTTGGAGTTAGATATAGGTCCATTTTAAATTGGCTCTCTTTGGCAAATTCGCTCATTTTGTCCCCTTCAGTTTTTCAAATCATTAATCTTGCGAAAAATAAAAAATGCTCTCTTCAAAAGGTTGATCATATTAGCATGAATCGTTTGGTTTA from Bdellovibrionales bacterium encodes:
- a CDS encoding ParA family protein → MSEFAKESQFKMDLYLTPKELADILGITVQALHKFLKETEIQTRIGNSRFHRIEPSKISEILQLRGLSFPSMVIDLHNVKGGVGKTTCTHALATRAATYGARVLMIDLDQQANLTGSFGIHGNPREFPTIMDILDGSFNGKQISVKDAIINLIPNLHLIPSNLAMANLDTLLSLNNSINISSLFANMLKPVRQEYDFIFFDSPPSLSKLTSAAHIYSDLILMPVEPDKFSLDGLELNFEHIARLRKNFGARAVTKIFINKYDGRPKIDYLIASELAKTDYGKQLCESAVGFSSGLKASIAEGKTIWNTAKKHVALEHLDSLFLEITNLKEFWRSQRSLKNSDSAASSLVTEVQA